A portion of the Granulosicoccus antarcticus IMCC3135 genome contains these proteins:
- the carB gene encoding carbamoyl-phosphate synthase large subunit, whose translation MPKRTDIKSVLIIGAGPIVIGQACEFDYSGAQACKALREEGYRVILVNSNPATIMTDPSMADAIYIEPIDWRVVRTIIEKEKPDALLPTMGGQTALNCALDLDREGVLKEHGVEMIGARPEAIDMAEDRDKFRMAMAEIGLDTPKAAIAHTLEEAWAGQADIGFPCIIRPSFTMGGSGGGIAYNREEFEEIITRGLDLSRTTEVLLEESVLGWKEYEMEVVRDNADNVIIVCAIENLDPMGIHTGDSITVAPAQTLTDKEYQIMRDASCAVLRKIGVDTGGSNVQFAINPENGAMIIIEMNPRVSRSSALASKATGFPIARVAAKLAVGYTLNELRNEITGGATPASFEPSIDYVVTKIPRFTFEKFPTADNRLTTQMKSVGEVMAIGRTFKESFQKALRGLEIDVYGLDEVLPSDMPATERSAIIDAEMRQTRERRIWFVAEAFRDGLSIDDVFDATAIDRWFLCQIKEIVDDELELRGKALESVDAAGMRKLKRDGFSDARLAQLLNVTELEFRTRRKSLDVHPVYKRVDSCAAEFSSNTAYMYSSYEQFCESDPSDKKKIMVLGGGPNRIGQGIEFDYCCVHAALALRDDGYETIMVNCNPETVSTDFDTSDRLYFEPLTLEDVLAVIDVEKPVGVIVQYGGQTPLKLARDLLAAGAPIIGTSPDSIDLAEDRERFQQLIEELGLKQPPNRTARTPEDALRLAEEIGYPLVVRPSYVLGGRAMEIVQEPSDLSRYMTEAVNVSNDSPVLLDRFLNDAVEVDVDAICDGKDVVIGGIMEHIEEAGIHSGDSACSLPPFTLTEERCAELSEQVTKMAKALGVIGLMNTQFAIQGETIYVLEVNPRASRTVPFVSKATGVPLAKVAARCMAGQSLASQGMLTLPTPSHFSVKESVFPFAKFPGVDTLLGPEMKSTGEVMGSGRTFGEAFYKASLGASSELPESGVAFISVRDQDKSGVVDVARSLVRAGFTIIATDGTQSAISAAGIECKRVNKLQQGQPHILDEIKNDAISLVINTTGGKQAIADSYYIRQQALGRKVPYTTTLSGAIAICAALSYSASGPVYRLSDIHSELA comes from the coding sequence ATGCCAAAACGCACGGACATCAAAAGCGTCCTGATCATCGGTGCCGGTCCCATTGTTATTGGGCAGGCGTGCGAATTCGACTATTCTGGCGCGCAAGCATGCAAGGCGCTGCGCGAAGAAGGTTACCGGGTCATCCTGGTGAATTCCAATCCGGCTACGATCATGACGGATCCATCGATGGCGGATGCCATCTATATCGAACCTATCGACTGGCGTGTTGTACGCACCATTATCGAGAAGGAAAAGCCCGATGCACTGCTACCCACCATGGGAGGGCAGACAGCTCTGAACTGTGCGCTTGATCTGGATCGTGAAGGCGTCCTGAAAGAGCATGGAGTCGAGATGATCGGTGCTCGTCCCGAGGCCATCGACATGGCTGAAGATCGAGACAAATTTCGCATGGCGATGGCAGAAATTGGCTTGGATACGCCCAAGGCTGCGATTGCTCACACGCTTGAAGAAGCTTGGGCAGGACAGGCAGATATCGGTTTTCCCTGCATTATTCGCCCATCATTCACCATGGGTGGCAGCGGCGGCGGTATTGCCTACAACCGTGAAGAATTTGAAGAGATCATCACGCGTGGGCTGGATTTGTCTCGCACCACGGAAGTGTTGTTGGAAGAGTCCGTTCTTGGCTGGAAGGAATACGAGATGGAAGTGGTTCGCGATAACGCGGACAACGTCATTATTGTCTGCGCGATCGAAAACCTTGATCCAATGGGAATTCATACCGGTGATTCAATCACGGTAGCACCTGCCCAGACACTGACGGACAAGGAATACCAGATCATGCGTGACGCCTCCTGTGCGGTGCTGCGCAAGATTGGCGTTGACACGGGCGGTTCGAACGTACAGTTCGCAATCAATCCGGAAAACGGTGCCATGATCATCATCGAGATGAATCCAAGGGTGTCCCGTTCATCAGCGCTGGCATCGAAAGCGACCGGTTTTCCCATTGCACGCGTTGCTGCCAAGCTGGCTGTTGGTTACACACTCAACGAGCTGAGAAACGAGATAACAGGTGGTGCTACGCCGGCCTCGTTCGAGCCCAGCATCGATTACGTTGTTACCAAGATTCCACGCTTCACATTCGAAAAATTTCCGACCGCTGATAATCGACTGACCACGCAGATGAAATCTGTGGGTGAGGTCATGGCGATCGGGCGTACCTTCAAAGAGTCATTCCAGAAAGCCTTGCGCGGTCTGGAGATCGATGTCTATGGCCTGGATGAAGTGTTGCCATCGGACATGCCGGCGACTGAACGCTCTGCCATTATTGATGCTGAAATGCGGCAGACTCGTGAGCGACGCATCTGGTTTGTTGCAGAAGCATTTCGTGATGGGCTGTCGATAGACGATGTTTTCGATGCCACGGCAATTGATCGCTGGTTCCTTTGCCAGATCAAGGAAATTGTCGATGATGAATTGGAGCTGCGAGGCAAGGCTCTGGAGTCTGTGGACGCAGCCGGCATGCGCAAGCTCAAGCGTGATGGTTTCAGCGATGCTCGTCTTGCGCAGTTGCTGAATGTGACAGAGCTGGAGTTTCGTACGCGACGTAAATCACTGGATGTCCATCCTGTTTACAAGCGAGTGGATTCCTGTGCGGCTGAGTTTTCCAGCAATACGGCCTATATGTATTCCTCGTACGAGCAGTTCTGCGAGTCTGATCCTTCTGACAAGAAGAAGATCATGGTGCTGGGCGGCGGGCCGAACCGAATCGGGCAGGGCATTGAATTCGATTATTGCTGTGTGCATGCGGCACTGGCGCTGCGCGATGATGGCTATGAAACCATCATGGTCAACTGCAACCCCGAGACTGTTTCGACCGACTTCGATACCTCTGATCGTCTGTATTTCGAGCCGTTGACACTAGAAGACGTGCTGGCTGTGATCGATGTGGAAAAACCGGTTGGAGTCATTGTGCAATACGGCGGACAGACTCCATTGAAACTGGCTCGTGACCTGCTTGCTGCGGGCGCACCCATTATTGGTACCTCCCCGGATTCCATTGATCTGGCGGAAGACCGTGAACGTTTCCAGCAACTGATCGAGGAGCTGGGTCTGAAGCAACCGCCAAATCGTACGGCACGTACCCCGGAAGATGCTTTGCGTCTGGCCGAAGAAATCGGTTACCCCCTGGTGGTGCGACCCAGCTATGTGTTGGGTGGGCGAGCCATGGAAATCGTGCAGGAACCCAGCGACCTTTCCCGCTATATGACAGAAGCGGTGAATGTGTCCAATGACTCTCCGGTGTTGCTGGATCGATTTCTGAATGATGCTGTTGAAGTGGACGTGGATGCCATCTGTGATGGAAAAGACGTCGTCATTGGCGGCATCATGGAGCACATTGAAGAGGCGGGTATTCACTCCGGTGACTCAGCGTGCTCACTACCACCATTCACTCTGACCGAAGAACGTTGCGCGGAGCTATCAGAGCAGGTCACAAAAATGGCCAAGGCGCTTGGCGTTATCGGTCTCATGAACACGCAGTTTGCGATTCAGGGAGAGACTATCTACGTACTGGAAGTCAATCCTCGTGCTTCACGTACTGTGCCGTTTGTTTCCAAGGCGACAGGTGTGCCATTGGCCAAGGTGGCTGCGCGCTGCATGGCGGGTCAATCGCTGGCTTCGCAAGGTATGCTGACACTGCCAACTCCGAGTCATTTCAGTGTCAAGGAGTCTGTATTCCCGTTTGCAAAATTTCCTGGGGTTGACACTCTGTTAGGGCCGGAAATGAAGTCCACGGGTGAAGTCATGGGCTCTGGGCGCACCTTTGGTGAAGCATTCTATAAAGCATCACTGGGGGCATCATCCGAGTTGCCAGAGTCAGGCGTGGCGTTCATCAGTGTGCGTGATCAGGACAAGTCTGGTGTTGTCGATGTGGCACGTAGTCTGGTGCGGGCAGGTTTTACCATCATTGCAACAGATGGTACGCAGAGTGCCATCAGTGCAGCGGGTATCGAATGCAAACGCGTCAACAAATTGCAACAAGGTCAACCGCATATTCTTGATGAAATCAAGAATGACGCCATCAGTCTGGTCATCAATACGACTGGCGGCAAGCAGGCCATTGCTGATTCTTACTACATTCGCCAGCAAGCTTTGGGGCGCAAGGTTCCCTACACGACGACGTTGTCGGGAGCTATCGCGATCTGTGCGGCCTTATCGTACAGCGCGAGTGGACCGGTTTACCGGCTCAGTGACATACATTCGGAGTTAGCATGA